Genomic segment of Synechococcus sp. A18-25c:
TCAATCGCCTGGTAGGCATCAGGCTTTACCGGATGCGCGGTCGGCCCAGCATCTTCTCGAAATTGCGTGTTGCGCAGCATCGCTGCATCCTCGATTCGTTTCAACGCCTCGGAGTGCAGGTCAGCAGTGAAGCATTGATCTCGAAAAACAGTGAGGCCCTCCTTCAATGACAACTGAAACCAGTCGCGGCATGTGATGCGATTGCCGGACCAGTTGTGGAAATACTCATGACCAACGACACTTTCAATCCGCTCGAGTTCGCCATCCGTGGCCGACTCCGCATCAGCCAGTACCAATTTGGAGTTGAAAATATTCAACCCCTTGTTCTCCATCGCGCCCATGTTGAAGTGGCGCACAGCGACGGTATTGAACTCATCGAGGTCGTATTCCAGGCCATACACCGATTCGTCCCAGGCCATGGACCGTTTCAGTGATGCCATGGCATGGGCCGTAAACGGTTCATCACCAGCTTCCACATGAAGCCTGAGCGTGATGTCACGACCCGAAGCAGTTACATACTGATCGCGGATCTCCCTGAGATCACCGGCAACAAGCGCAAATAGATACGATGGCTTGGGGAAAGGGTCTTCCCAGATCGCTACATGGCGCGAGGGATCCTCAGCCAAGGGGTCCGAACTGATGGCATTGCCGTTGGACAACAGCACCGGATAGCGCTCGCGATCGGCCTCGATGCGCACGCGAAAACGGCTCAACACATCGGGCCGGTCGGGATGGAAGGTGATCCGCCGGAATCCCTCGGCCTCACACTGCGTTGTGAGCATCCCACCGCTCACGTACAACCCCTCCAGGGACGTGTTGGCCTTGGGATCTAGGCGGCTGACTGTTGTCAGTTGAAAGGGGTGTGCGGGAGTGTTCGGGAGCACCAGCCCGTCACCATCCAGGGAGTAGGCCTCCGGCGGAAGAGGCTGGTTGTCGATAGCAATCGACACCAGCTCGAGATCAACGCCCCGAAGCACCATGGCTTTGGACGCCCCGCCGTGCTTCGGTTCCACCTGAAACTCAGCCGTCACGGTCACGAGCTGTTCGCCAACGACCACATTCAGGGCGATGGCAGGAATACGGAACGGATATGGCTGGTAATCACTCAGACGAACCGTGGACTGGGGTGCAGCGGTGGAAACCATGACCAGCTCATGCTGCTGTGATCCTGCCTCGCATCAGCAGCAAACGGTGGGAGGGAAAACCTCACTCAAGCGGGAGAAAACCCCATCAGGACGATCCCGGCCGTTGCACATCGGCGACCGCCGGGAGGGATCCGTTGATTTGAAGCTGATCTCAGTTGGCGCCAGCCTGCTTCTCGATCGCTTCTTCCACCTTTTCCTTCACATCCTCGGGGACGAGATCAGGACAGAACTGCATCGCACCGGTGATGATCTGGAATTCAGCCCCAGCGAACAGCTGCTCGTTGGTGAGCTTTTTGCTGCCAGCAGAAGCAACAAGGCCACCGTGACGGCCATTGAGCAGCTGCACGTAGGTGGCAGCGGCGATACCAACTGCTTTGGGAAACTCAAGGCCTGCGGTACGGGCATTACAGACATAGGAAGACCCCATGCCGCGGTAGAGAAACACGTCCTCATTCGACGCAGGTTTCGTAGCCTGGCCCGTCGCTTGAGCGAATGCTGCGGGACCTCCCAGCAGGATCGGCATCAGAGCCAGGGGAGCAGCCAATGCTGCACGGATTCGACGGATGGAAGTCAAGAGTCCTGACTTAAGAATGCGGCCATGGTGCCGCATCTGATCGGTTCCGCACCACCTGCTTCAGCACTGAATGCAAACCGTCCTCGTTGGTCAGCTGGGGATGGGCGCTGACGCATCCTCGAGACGCGTTTCATGGTGGTGTTCAACGATCTCCAATTCCCCTTTCTGCCAGCTGTAGATGGCACGGGAACGGAAACGATCCTGATCAATCAGACGGGTGTATTCCTGAACATCCCAATCGAGGTAATGCGACTCAAACACCACTTCATGCTCATCCACCTGACGGATCTGCGTGCGCGCTTCCACTTCTTCGAGATAGGCACGACTGCGTTGAAGCTGATGTCCAAGCAAAGTTGCTTCCATCACACCCTCGCGCTGGTAGCGGGGTTTCCGTTCAAAAAAGTCTGTGTCGTGCTCCGGCCACCAACTCATTCGATAGCGCGGCTTGCCGACTCTTGATTCAGCGAAAATTTCGACCCGAATCATCATGTCGAGGAAGAGAACCTCCTCGTTTTTGAACACGTATTGGCGGCGCGACCGCCAGAGACCGAGGTTGCGTGCGAACCACCTGCGCAGATTGCTGTCGAGATGCACCCGTGTTGAAGCCGGAGGCTCTCCGTCTGGAGGCTGAGCACCGCGACGTTCAACGGGGAGAAGGGGCATGAACTGTTTGACCTGACAACAGTCTGTTCAAAATCGTCTTAGCGGTTCTGCTGCGCTTTGCAAAAACCCATAAGGTGAGGCTCAACTTTCGGAGCCACATCTGGTGGTCGGGATCGATCCCACACCACGTCAACAGCTGACACTGCTCCTCGTTGCAGGTCGTCATCACCTTTCCAGTGGTGATCTGCGTTCATTGATCCAGTTTCTGGAGCATGAGGACTGCGGCTTTGACGTGACACTCCAGGTGGCAGATCCGGTTCAGCAGCCGGAGCTGCTCGAACTACACCGTCTGGTTGTGACACCAGCCCTGGTCAAACTTCAACCACTTCCCAAACAGGTATTTGCTGGAAGCAGCATCTTTCAACAGCTGCGTGGCTGGGTTCCACGCTGGCAACAGGATGAAGTGGTGAGTGGTCTTGGCTTAAGCCTCAAGCCCACTGAACTGGATGGCAGCCGCACCCAGCGGGAACTGCAACTCGAAGATCAGTTGCTGGTCTTGCGTCAGGAAAACGAAACACTGATCGACCGTCTGCAGTCCCAGGAGCGGCTGCTGCGGATGGTGGCCCACGAACTGCGCACCCCGTTGACCGCCGCAACGCTTGCCGTCCAGAGCCAACAACTGGGGCAGATCGACCTCAACCGTTTCCGTGATGTGCTGAAACGCCGGCTCGAAGAGATCGCCTTGCTCTCCAAAGACCTCCTGGAAGTGGGGAGCACTCGCTGGGAAGCCCTGTTCAACCCACAACGTCTTGACCTGGCCAGCCTTGCCGCCGAGGCCATTCTCGAACTGGAAAAGCTCTGGCTGGGACGAGACGTGACCGTCAACACCGACATCCCAGCGGACCTGCCGTTGGTGTACGCCGATCAGCGACGCATGCGCCAAGTGATTCTCAACCTGCTGGAGAACGCACTCAAGTTCACACAAGACGGAGGAACAATCTCTTTGGCCCTGGTGCATCGCACCAACCAATGGGTTCAGGTCAGTGTCAGTGATAGTGGCCCTGGGATTCCTGAGGCAGAGCAGCAACGCATCTTTCTGGACCGCGTTCGCTTACCGCAGACCTCCGGAGGAACCTCTGGCTTCGGGGTCGGATTGTCCGTCTGCAGACGCATCGTTGAAGTGCACGGCGGGCGGATCTGGGTGGTTTCAGAACCAGGCAAGGGCGCATGCTTCACCTTCAACGTTCCGGTCTGGCACGGACAGGGGCAAGAGAAGTCCATAACCGTCTTGACGGAGGGTCCGTCTGACCCGTAATTTCGTTTAGTGCTCGGGGGATCTCCTGAGATCACGGCCTCGCCCCCATCGTCTAGAGGCCTAGGACACCTCCCTTTCACGGAGGCGACAGGGGTTCGAATCCCCTTGGGGGTACTGATCTTTCAGTCATCATTTTCTAACACTCACTAAGGTGAGTGTTTTTTTATGACAATGACGCCCTGCATCTTCGGTTGTGAAACCCTAACTCTTAATTGAATTCTTCAGTGTGGGACGGTGTGCAATGCCTGAATCAGGCGAATCGACGTTCTGCTTCTGATTCAACCGCCAGCAAATTGGCGCTGAGATCTTGACGAAGACGCTGCTCAATTAGACCAATGGGCATTCCCAAACAGCCCTGAACAGTGAGCTCGTAAAGCATCAACGTTTCATCGGGTACGGACTGCAGTCGCCATGCTCCTTCGAAACGGCGGAAGTCCCCTTTGATCATCCGGAATTGCAGGAAACCTTCCGGTCGGTGCTCGGTCAACTCAAGCTGAACTTCAGCGGAGAACTTCAGACCAAGAACTAGTTGTTGACTGCCAACTTGGGAGAGGGTGACTCGGTTTCCCGTCCGCTCAAGCAGAGTGCTTTGGCTAAGATTAGGGATGAAATTGCTGAGGCCCTCGTAATCGGTGAGCACTTGCCAAAGCTGCTCAACGCTGTAGCGGGTGCGCAATTGAACAGCCAGACGCCGAACTCCTTGCGGCAGACGTTCCACGGTCTGCTCGATCGTCTGCTGACGGCCTCGGATTGCTCGCTGAAGAGTCGGCAAGGGGTCGGCGAAGTTCAACCTGAGAAAGGTAACAACCAGATCCTAATAAAAGTGCGCAGTCCGTCCAGCCAATCATCCGAAACAACCCTGTGACAGCTGGGTAAGAAATTGAGTCGTCACGCCTATGATTGCCCGGTCTCGAACGGGAAGCCTTCAACTCATGCGTGTCAGCTCGGCGGGTACCAGCACCTTCAACGAAAGGATGTTCACGTTGGTCGTCGTTGGGCTGCAGTCCGGTTCTCAACGCAGATCCGAACAACGCATCAATGTTGCCTATAACCAGTTACAGGCCACCGTCCAGCGCATCAACGCTGCAGGCGGACGCATTCAGTCGGTGACGGCTGGCGGCGCTCCTGCCCAAGCAACGCCTGATGCACCGGCCCCCAAGCCGACGCCCGCCAAGGCCGCTGCGAAACCCACCGCAACCAAGGCCAAGGCCGCCAAACCT
This window contains:
- a CDS encoding cAMP phosphodiesterase — its product is MRHHGRILKSGLLTSIRRIRAALAAPLALMPILLGGPAAFAQATGQATKPASNEDVFLYRGMGSSYVCNARTAGLEFPKAVGIAAATYVQLLNGRHGGLVASAGSKKLTNEQLFAGAEFQIITGAMQFCPDLVPEDVKEKVEEAIEKQAGAN
- a CDS encoding histidine kinase, translated to MVGIDPTPRQQLTLLLVAGRHHLSSGDLRSLIQFLEHEDCGFDVTLQVADPVQQPELLELHRLVVTPALVKLQPLPKQVFAGSSIFQQLRGWVPRWQQDEVVSGLGLSLKPTELDGSRTQRELQLEDQLLVLRQENETLIDRLQSQERLLRMVAHELRTPLTAATLAVQSQQLGQIDLNRFRDVLKRRLEEIALLSKDLLEVGSTRWEALFNPQRLDLASLAAEAILELEKLWLGRDVTVNTDIPADLPLVYADQRRMRQVILNLLENALKFTQDGGTISLALVHRTNQWVQVSVSDSGPGIPEAEQQRIFLDRVRLPQTSGGTSGFGVGLSVCRRIVEVHGGRIWVVSEPGKGACFTFNVPVWHGQGQEKSITVLTEGPSDP
- a CDS encoding SRPBCC family protein; translated protein: MNFADPLPTLQRAIRGRQQTIEQTVERLPQGVRRLAVQLRTRYSVEQLWQVLTDYEGLSNFIPNLSQSTLLERTGNRVTLSQVGSQQLVLGLKFSAEVQLELTEHRPEGFLQFRMIKGDFRRFEGAWRLQSVPDETLMLYELTVQGCLGMPIGLIEQRLRQDLSANLLAVESEAERRFA